A stretch of Vigna angularis cultivar LongXiaoDou No.4 chromosome 4, ASM1680809v1, whole genome shotgun sequence DNA encodes these proteins:
- the LOC108332152 gene encoding F-box/kelch-repeat protein At1g22040 gives MGAFFSVASTKSDKRERDGVSPNEACKRQRMSPTVDEESPRLIPNLPDELSLQIIARLPRICYLNVRMVSKKWKSTIMSLELYKLRKELGTTEEWLYLLIKVGENNLVWHALDPRSKIWQRVPNMPNFADEEEHRKGSSRLWMWNMVEGIRIAEVIRGFLGRKDAFDEMPYCGCAIGAVDGCLYVLGGFSKASTMRCVWRFDPIQSTWSKVTPMSTGRAYSKTGILNNKLYVVGGVSQGHAGLVPLQSAEVFDPSTDTWSHVPSMPFSRAQVLPSAFLADMLKPIATGLTSYMGRLCVPQSLYSWPFFVDVGGEIYDPDTNSWIEMPAGMGEGWPARQAGTKLSVVVDDELYAFDPSNAMDSGRIKVYDRGEDAWKVVIGKVPIYDSADSESPYLLAGFHGKLHVITKDANHDIAVLQAGLRNNLGYSPSLSTLSQSTLHESPELASESDAAVVWRVVACRDFGQAELVSCQVIDI, from the coding sequence ATGGGTGCATTTTTTAGTGTGGCGAGTACAAAATCTGACAAGAGGGAACGGGATGGAGTCTCTCCAAATGAGGCATGTAAGAGGCAAAGAATGTCTCCTACTGTTGATGAAGAGAGTCCAAGGCTCATTCCTAATCTCCCTGATGAGTTATCACTTCAGATCATTGCTAGACTTCCTAGAATTTGTTACTTAAATGTAAGGATGGTATCAAAGAAGTGGAAGTCAACTATCATGAGTTTAGAACTGTATAAATTGAGGAAAGAACTTGGGACAACTGAAGAGTGGCTGTATCTATTGATTAAGGTTGGAGAAAATAATCTTGTATGGCATGCTCTGGATCCTCGTTCTAAGATATGGCAGAGAGTGCCCAACATGCCCAATTTTGCCGATGAAGAAGAACATAGAAAAGGTTCTTCTAGGCTTTGGATGTGGAACATGGTGGAGGGTATCAGAATTGCTGAAGTTATTAGGGGCTTTCTTGGACGgaaggatgcatttgatgaaatGCCCTATTGTGGTTGTGCAATTGGAGCTGTTGATGGGTGTCTCTATGTTCTTGGTGGATTTTCTAAGGCTTCAACTATGAGATGTGTGTGGCGATTTGATCCGATACAAAGTACATGGAGCAAGGTGACTCCTATGTCCACGGGTCGGGCGTACAGTAAGACAGGCATCTTAAATAACAAGCTTTATGTTGTTGGAGGGGTTAGTCAAGGTCACGCTGGATTGGTTCCTCTCCAATCTGCTGAAGTTTTTGATCCCTCTACAGATACATGGTCGCATGTACCCAGTATGCCATTCTCTAGAGCTCAAGTCCTTCCCAGTGCTTTTTTGGCTGACATGTTAAAGCCTATTGCCACAGGGTTGACCTCATACATGGGAAGGTTGTGTGTTCCACAGAGTCTGTATTCATGGCCCTTTTTTGTTGATGTTGGGGGAGAAATCTATGATCCTGACACTAACTCATGGATAGAAATGCCTGCTGGAATGGGTGAAGGGTGGCCTGCGCGGCAGGCAGGAACCAAATTGAGTGTAGTAGTGGACGATGAATTATATGCTTTTGATCCTTCTAATGCTATGGATAGTGGAAGGATCAAGGTTTATGACCGAGGTGAAGATGCTTGGAAAGTAGTTATTGGAAAAGTTCCCATATATGATTCTGCTGATTCAGAGTCTCCATATCTACTTGCTGGTTTCCACGGGAAGCTCCATGTTATCACAAAAGATGCCAATCATGATATTGCTGTTCTGCAGGCAGGCCTGCGGAATAATTTGGGTTATTCACCATCACTCTCAACTCTGTCACAAAGTACATTGCATGAATCTCCAGAACTGGCTTCTGAATCAGATGCAGCAGTTGTTTGGAGGGTAGTTGCCTGCAGGGATTTTGGGCAGGCTGAACTAGTCAGTTGCCAAGTCATTGACATATAG